DNA sequence from the Melospiza georgiana isolate bMelGeo1 chromosome 7, bMelGeo1.pri, whole genome shotgun sequence genome:
GGACTGGTTGCCAGCGTTTAGGCAGTttagcccagccctggcaccgctTAGGGAGGCTGTGCCAATGGCATTGGGCTGGCAGCGGAatgtcacagccctgcctgggcacagggagctggcagtggctgctgggGTCATGTTGGGATGTTTTGGCAGAGAACAGTTGGTGCCATTCACTCTGTGCCTTAAATGTGGCTCTGGCCATGccccctccctgggctgtggctgtgcccggTGTGGGCAGGGGGCAGCTGGGACCTCTGTGGCAGAGCTCACATTGCAGAGGCCCTGCAGCCACGGATGTGGGCAAAGTTGCACTTGCTAAATAAAACACTTCAGTTTTCCAGACAGTCCCAGTCTTACTCGTGTGGCAACTCCCTCAGAAAACCTGTGGGCAGACTCAGTGGGGGCTGCGGCCTGGTGCAGCACAAACACTGATTTGGGAAGAGAAAGCCAAGGTCACACTGCTCCAATGCTGgcctccctcccctgcctgtAGCCCCTGCTGATGTGGGCAGAAGCCCAGCTGCACAACAGCTGGGGCCCCCACTGCTGAGGCAGGCAGAGTCTGGGGCTGGGCATTGAGGCAGCGACCACAGTGGCACTGAGCTGTTTCACTTTATTTGTTCCTATTCAGCTCCACAACCACATCATGGTCTGGACAGGCAGGGCAGATGCCACTGTCATGTGTTCATGGGCTGGTGTCACCAGATGGCCAGCAGCATGGCTATGCCCCCCTGGCCATCCTGCCGTATCTCTCTGAATCGTACTCGCCCTGGTTGGCTTCCATCATTGCTCGGCGGGCTTTTTGCTGCTCAAGGCGGTTTTTGTCCACTTGCCGCTTGgtcaggaggaagaggatgatgCCGGAAGGCAACCCAATGGCCCTGCAGGACAGCCAGCAGTCAAGGAGATGGAGAGAGTGGGTGGGGCAGCAAGGGTGCTGTGCCACGCTGGGGCTGCATGGACAGCGCCCTGTACAGACCCCCAAGCCCCGTGTTccaccccagccctcccagtgcCGACCTGTCCCACCAGTGAGCCACTCACCAGGCCACCCCCACCGGCTTCATCGGGTTCTTGCCCTTCTTGCGTGTGGGGATGTACTCCACGCCCTCGGGCAGCCCCCCGCTCCTGACTGGCTCCTGACCGGCCCCTTGTCCCGCGGGccgggggcagctctgcccaaagAGCCGTGTGCCCCGGGCGTCCGGCCGCCCCCAGCCCGTGCCTGGAGCTTTGGCTGCCACCAGCAGTCCTGCGGGGAGAGAAGTATtagggaggggcagccatgggGTAGAGTGTGGGGGGCCCAGCCTgaagctcctgtccctgtcctcatCCCTGTCCTTACCCCGGCTCTCTTCCCTGTCCTTATCCCTGCCCTCTTCCCTGTCCGTCCCCATTTGCATCCCCCTGCCATAGGCCCTGCCCTTCCGCCAGGGGGCGCTCGAAGACGGGCCCTGCGCCGGGGGCGTGACCAACACAAGAGGGGCGCGGCCCTACGCCCTCTCCTCGGCGGGGCAGGGCGGGGCGGGGGTGCGTCCGTCTCGGGGCGCTTGTGCCGAAAGCCGcggagcggtgccgtgagggAGGTGGCGGAACGGTCCCAGTGCCCCCGCCCCGGGGTcgccccctgctcctgcccacccGCTCGCCCGCCCGCCGTTACCTCGCAATCCGCCTCGCGCCGCCGCCATGGTGCCGGTGTGCACCAGCGGCTCCGCTGCATGCCGGGAGCTGCAGTTTCGCCACTCAGGGACTGTCAGCGGGCTGCACCGCAAGGTCCGTGCACAGAAAACTACATCTCCCAGAACGCACCGCGCAGGGCGGGGCCGGCCCGCGCTGCCGGCGGAAAGGGCGGGATCCGCGCGCGGGCTCGGGCCGTGGTTGGCTGCGGCGGGCGGGGaccggccggggcggggcggggcgcgcggcggaagcggcggcagcggcggcggggtGGGTCGGCATGGAGCCCGGGGAGGACCCGGGGGCGCTGGACCTGCACGGCGACGAGGAGATCATCGAGGTGGTGGAGCTGGGCCCGCCCGGGCCGGGTGAGACGGGGCGCCTGCGCTACGCACCGGGCAGGGCCTGTGGGGGTCCGGCCTCCCGCCGGGGCACCGGGAGCGCTGCGGCCCCACCCCAGTGCCAGGCCCGGCCGGGGCATCCCGCCGGCCCGCGGTCTCTCCCCGTGTCGCGTCCCGTTCCTCTGCgttttccctgccctggggctcgCGGCCCCGGCGGCATCGCGCATCCCCCGCTCCCCGGGCCGCAGCCACCCCGCTGACCGCCGAGCCGGGCAGGCCGCGAGCCCCGCCCTGACCCTCGCCCTCTGCAGATGACCTGGCCGAGGAGATGGAGGACGTGGACTTTGAGGACGAGGGGGCAGAAGAGCCCGATGGGGAGGCTTGGGAGTCGGAGGATGACGAGGGGGTGGAGGACGGCATGGAGGCACAGGACGACAGCGAGGTCACGTTCTCCCTCCACTCCGGTGAGTGCTGGGCACGGGCAGAAGCAGCTGGGACCCTCCTCGGGACTGGTCTCGTCTTGGCTTTCCCCAGAGTCCAGGGGTGCAGAGTGCCTTGCTCGGTTGCTGTCTCCCAGCCTTCTTGGgactcagagctgccctgggcttgTTTCTGCCTTGTGCTCTGGCAGAAGAGCCCTTTGGGCCTCCCATTCCATTAGCAGCTGGCCCTAAGCTCAGCAGAAAGCCTGTGCCCCTCCTCTCCCACGTGAAGAACTGGTTCCCACTGGGATGGGTTGAGAGTTCAGCTTGCTGACATCCCACCCAGGCCCAATGCTGCACGGGGTTTGGATCCCCTGGGAACGTCAGGTGAGGTGGGATCAGCACCATAGCCATGCAGCCTCTCTCTGCTCTTTTGTGAAGATTCTGTCTTCTGTGTGAGCCTTGACCCCAAGACCAACACGCTGGCAGTGACAGGTGGAGAGGATGACAAGGCCTTCGTGTGGCGCGTGAGTGACGGGGAGCTCCTCTTTGAGTGCTCAGGTGAGGTGCACTGTGTCCCCTCTCAGCAGTGCCTATCTGCACACATTTCCCTCCAGCTGATGCTGTGCTCCTGGCCATCTTCCATGGCTTGGCCTGAGCAGTCTCTGTCCCCTGATGTTCACAGGACACAAGGACTCGGTCACCTGTGCCGGCTTCAGTCACGACTCTGTGTTCGTGGCCACAGGTGACATGTCTGGGCTTATCAAAGTGTGGCGGGTGGATGCCAAGGAGGAGGTGTGGTCCTTTGAGGTGGGGGATTTGGAGGTGAGTGGTGCTGTGAAGGGTTCCCCAGCTAGCAGGTGGGGTGGCAGCACTGGGTGACACTGCCTGTCCCTCTCTCTGCCCAGTGGATGGAGTGGCACCCTCAAGCCCACGTGCTTCTGGCTGGTACAGCTGATGGCAACACCTGGATGTGGAAGATTCCCAGTGGGGACTGCAAGACCTTTCAGGGTCCAGCATGCCCAGCCACATGTGGCAGGATCCTGCCTGATGGTGAGGCCCAGGGCCTCTCTGGAGTGTGAAATGTCACCAGCTCTGTGTGGGCCATCTGCCCTCCTGCttctcccaggctgtgctgaatGGGAGGCAGGGGATGGGGGCCCTATTTGCTATCTCTGTCTCTGCTATTTCTGCCTTACCCAGGGAAGCGAGCAGTGGTGGGGTATGAGGATGGGACCATGCGCATCTGGGACCTAAAGCAGGGAACCTCGCTGCATGTCCTGAAAGGTAAAGAAGAAGGGAGAGGTTTatcacctgggctgctccccagTGGGCAAACAGCCCATTCTAGTGGGCTCTGACTTCTGCCTGAGTGGGGAGGAGGCATCCTGTGAGGGCAGGagagagcctggcacagggttTCTCTGTCACAGTGGTGGCTGTTGCTTGTGGGGGtgctggcagagccaggcagggtgGAGGCTGCAGGATGGTGTTTCAAGGctcactggggctctgtggggaggGCATATAAAGCTCATACCTGCCACTCACCCCCCAGGCCAGGATGGCCATCAGGACCCCTTGACGTGTGTGGCCAGCAACCAGGATGGCAGTTTGATCATGACGGGCTCTGTTGACTGTAACGCCAAGCTGATCAACTCTGCCACGGGCAAGGTGCGTCTGtgggggctgggcagagccaggagcgCTGGGGACCCCCCAAGTCCCATGTCCTGGGCCgggggcagagccaggagcgCTGGGGGCCCCCCAAGTCCCCTGTCCTGGGCCGGGGCAGAGCCAAGAGCGCTGTGGACCCCTCACATGCGCGGCCGGTGTGCGGCCATTGGCAGCCGGCAGGCGGCGCCCTCGTGCTGCGGGTGAGGGCGGGCTGGGTGCTCCCGCCCGGCTCCTGGAAGGAAGTTCGTCTTGTTTGCTCCCGGGAGCTGAGGGTTTGGGGCCGCGCCTTGTTCTAATGAAGGCGCAGACTCGGTATCGAGTACGAACGGGACCTTTGTGCATCTGGGTCTCCTTCCCTTGGGGCATAGCCACCCTCCCTCTACCCAGGTGGTGTGCGTGTTCAAGATGGAGAGCGTGACCCCCAAGGCACCCATCAGTGAGGGCGAGGAGGCAGAGTCCAACTCAGTGGAGTCGCTGGGCTTCTGTAATGTGTGAGTGTTGGGACAGCCCCTATTCAGTGCTACATCTTACAGGGCTTGTCATACAGATCCATTTGCATCCCTTGAGCTCAATCTGCTGCATTTCTCTTGCCTCCATCCTCCCCAGCTGGGTGTGGAGATGCCAGATCCCTTTGGTATGAGGCCAAGGGACACCAGCTGCTCAGTCCTCCCAGCAACTGTTGGGATTCTGGGCTAGCCTGATGGACCAGTGCTTGGCTGGGATACTCTGCAGACAGCTGTTTTCTTGCCAGGACATTGTCATCTTCACAAACCATGGGCTGATTGCTGACTTGCTGTACTGTTGGGTTTCCCAAGTGGGGTGTTTGATGGCTCCAGCCATCAGTTTGTCCCTCATCCTCTCCATACATTGTAGCCTTCAGCACAGGGTTTGCCTTTTACCTGGAGCCTTTATGTGTTTGCATCCCTGCTTCCCCATGTAATGCCTCTTCCCCTGTCTGTAGGATGCCATTGGCTGCTGTGGGCTATCTTGATGGCACTCTGGCTATTTACGacctctccacacagagcctgaGGCATAAGTGCCAACATGAGGTactgccctccctccccacccaagCCTGGGAGGTGGGTTTGGGCGTTTTGGAGATCTCCCTTGGAGCCCAAGGGCCAGTTCCCAATTTGTACTTCTCCCTTAGCCTTGGGCTTCCCCAGAGGGCAGCCGCAGTCTCTGCAAAGCGGATGTGCTTGGCCCTGGTATCTGGCTCTCCTGGGGGGATGGCAGACACCATGAGGGGGTGGGGGTACATGGGGGGAGCTAAGCCTTGCTGGAGGTCCCCACTGCGGTCTCCCCCTGTCCCAGTCAGGGAtcgtgcagctgctgtgggaggagAGCTCGGCCGTGGTGTACACCTGCAGCCTGGACGGGGCCGTGCGGCTCTGGGACGCCCGCTCGGGGAAGATGATCAGCGAGTACCGAGGGCACTCTGCTGAAATCCTCGACTTCGCCGTCAACAAGTGAGCAGGCACCCCCAGACCCCTTCCCTGCTGGTGGGGGGAGCAGTGGTAGCAGGGGCCTCCAGCCTCGGAGCTGACATCACAAGCTGCCTCTTGAGTGCCCTTGTGATCTGGTCCCAAGGTGGGGGACAAACCTAGGTCCATGCTGACACTTCAGGGTCTCAAAGGGGAGTGCAGCACttcagagctgggctgagggTGATGGTCAGGGATGCTGGAAGCCCCCAGCCCACCTCTGagccctgtctccctgcagggatgccTCCATTGTGGTGACCACCTCTGGCGACCACCAAGCCAAAGTGTTCTGCGTCCAGCGGCCCGATCGCTAGAACTGTGTCAAGGGATGGCGTCCCGGCGCTGCCCTGCGCCCTGTGTACAGAGGGACGAGGGACATGGTTTCACCACCCTTCTCCAGTGCGTGCTTTGTAATTtttccagcctgccctgctttgCCCTCACCATCCAGGGGCCAAGCCAGGGGTTTTGTATGAAGATGTCtttaattatataaattatttcacTTAACTGGATGCCATCTACTCTGCTTGTTGGGGGGGGGAAGAGGATCTGGGGAGCTATGCTCCCTTCTCAAGGATCTCCCTGGCATCCAACTATGGCCTGAGGATCAGTGGCAGAGACTCCcatcctggctgtccctgctaGGGGGAATGAAGTGGTCAGGATAGGAGGGTGCAGGTTGCTGGCTGAAGGAAGGAGAATCTTGCTCTATACAGTCTAGGAGTTCCCTAACAGAACACGCTATTCCCAGATCTGGGTACTGTACCCCAAAGTTCACTAGAAGGCCTAGTGTTCACCTAAAGTTCCACAATACAGGAACTATCTCCCTTGGGGCTGTGACTAAACATCCCTTCCAGGGCAAAGTCACATGCATTAGTAAGCCAAAGCCTCACAGTCCTTTAAGATAGAAAGATCTTCTTTATTAATGAACCCCAACAGTATTTCTTCAGATACAGGAGTTTTGAACTCAAATACTCAGAAGAAAACAGGTTAATATTGCATTATTCTCTTAAGAAATACTGCAACTTATTTCCAGTAACATATTGCAAAGCGAAAcagcttgaaaagaaaaaaaaattaaaaaagaaaagaaattaagtcAATCAAACTGGAATTAAAGTTTTGTTTCTTGGAACGATCGAGTCCTCGCAAGCACAGCTCGTTTCTGCAGATTACTCCCCCAAGTGTCGTACAAACAGACCCCGATTGCTTGAATTCCTTATGAGCCCACAGAGGTGCAACATTAAAAGCTACGATTATCAGGTAGCAAGTGCCCCAACCTTCGTCCTCCGGCAGCCTCGGTGACTCGGCGTTAACGGGTTGTGAACGTCTTCCCCCTGGAAGGATGGAGAGAGGggtcagcacagccccagcgcCTGTGGGGCTTGTGCTGGGGCACACATGGTGAGCTCTCTAAGCcaagcaggcactgctgggttGGAGCTCACAGGGTCTGTGGCTGCAGAACCAAgtcacagggctgtgggaaggaGGGGCTAACTTTTGCAGAGGGGACAACCCTCCTACCCCAAAGCAGCTTGCAAAGGGGACATGACAGGAcaagcagagagaaaaggacaCCAAGGGGCTCTGGGATAAGCAGAAGGTAAGGGATCTGAGTGAAACATGTTCACACAACTGCTCTCCTCCATCCACTTCACTGTGGGCTCCTTGTTCACAAGAGGGAGTCAGTCAGCCAGCATGGTGGCCTGGCCCCAGCCATCAGCTGGCCAAGGGCAGCCAGtgacagaggagctgcagacacACTGGGCAGCAAGACCTGGTCCGGTGCCCACAAAGCCCAAGGAAGGAGCTGGCTCTTCTCCCTTCCATGAGGTGGAGCTGCCCCCAGAGATGGACAAGGCAGCTCTAACataacagggaaaaaacccccaggAATGCCACCAAGGGCTTGGTGGGGGGAAATGGAGATGCCAGGCCTTGCAAGGCCATGTATGAGCCTTCTGTGAAGGACCTCCAGCACAGGGTTTTGCTTCAGAcccagctcctcacaggacGTCTGAGGCAATCAGCTGTGGGTCACCCCCTACCTGCCCTGGACTGCAGTATGCCAAACTGAGCAAGACTGAGCTCATGACTGGCAGAGAAGCCCAGGCAGCCATGCCCTGCTTTGCTACTCACGtgattgttttcatttctttcttctctgcgTCTGGACGGGCACGGTTGAGCACCTTGAGGAAATCTGACGTTTTCGCCCTCATACGCGTGTGAATATAGGCCTGTGTTTCATTAGGACAAAATAGGGCCATGTCAGGAGCCTTGCTTCACAGCTGAGATTTCAGGACACATCCAAGCCAGGTCACTCTGAACAATTACCCTCATTTCTGCTCTCAGGAAACAAACCAGatccaaaagggaaaaatcctaCTTCACTGCTAGAATGGAAAGGAAAGTCTTGTGTCCAAGAGCAGGGAGAAGGCAACGATGCATCACCTGCCACCCCTGCATGACTGGGGAGGGCAGTGCCAGACCCTAATGAGTTCTTAAGGGgcacccctgtccctgcttcTCCCCTTTAGCACCCAGGTTAGATGGGCTGAAGCCACCCTGTGTTCCCCAGCCCTCATACCTTCGAGCACTTGATGTGATAGTGCAGGTAGTCCCGGAATGTGTGGATCAGGTTTATGGTGTTGTCTCTGGCTGCAGCATTGGTGTGACGGGGGAACAGCACTGAAAGAAGAGGCCAACACAGACCATTAGGTACCTCCTGAGGTTGCCAAGGCCTTCAGGATCAGTGCTGGAGGCTTCAGGGTGTGCTGCATTAGATCCCTGCCTTGCTCTCTATAAAGAACCCTTTACTCTTGACATGTACCAAGATTAAGCAGGACTTGTGATTTTAAATACAAGGCTTAAGGGCACTTTTCCACATTTCCCACAGGAGCCTGTGCACTCTGCAGGACACAGGCAAGGCCAGGTGTCCAGAAACAATGGCACCGTAGGAAACCACATGATGCTCTATCAGTGCTTGGGAGATACAATTGAAGGAGCAAGGTGGGAGGCAGACCAgggtgcccaggctgctcaACCAATTTCAAGATCCAGTCTGCCCTGGGGTCTTGAAATTGGTTGTGGATCTTTGCCTGACAGGTTGCCAGCCCTGTAACATAGGACAGACTTGGATACAAGCAGGTAGCTTGCTCTTTCCATAAGCTGGTGCTCTGTTAGGTGTCCCAGATCCGAGGGCTGAAAGAACATTTTGTTTGGGTGATGATCTCACCTGAGACTGTGAGATCAGATAACCGGGAAATTTAGTCTCAACAAGAACAAAAGTATGTGCCATCCTGGACCTGTTCTTTCCATAGCTGACAGCTGCACAGGCCTCAAGGCACcatttccagcacaggaggagggCAATGCTATCTTCACCTTTCCCTGCAATGCCTGTGCTCCATCTCTGAGCTCCAAACTCCAGGAATGCTGGCCTGATAGCACACCCAAACATCTTGAAGAGACCTATCCCTTTCAACAGGGCAGGGTTTAGATTCCTCAACATTGCTACCCAGGGGTAAGTcatggctctgctggccagcaCCTCTGGCAGGGGTAAGTGGCTCATCAACGTTTGGCCCAGAGCaaagaggcagagctggagaagcagaatgcactgctctgctgctgctctctggctgcctctgctgatcaagcactgcacagctccctgcagctggactACCTACAAGTACAGTTGCATGAAAACTTTCACAAGAAACCTCCAGTTTCCAAAATATCACAGCAAAGCCACTCTTCCCCTTGCTTCCAAATACTGAACTTCATTTGTAGGCGCACACTAAACTCACTGTCCACTTCCACATCTTCTTGCCCACAGCATAGCTGAGGTGTCCTGATATAGAAAAGGGACTCTCCAAAGGGGGCACACAAGACAGAATGCAACCCCAGAGTCCTCGCTGCCCTGAACTGCCCACTTCAACACTCAGGGAAGGTGaattcttttctgcttttcatgtaGCAACAGGAACCTCTCTCCTCCCAAAGCATCCCCAAGCCTTGAGCTGCCTGCTTACCAAAAGTGATGTAGCCAATATTATCGCCAACAGCTGCGTCCGTGTCTTTCAGCTCCAAGGGTGGCTCCCTGTGGCTGAAGagcacctgtggggctgtgtgacTGGCCCGGCGACCCTCCTTGAACTCCTGAACAAGACAAAGTGAAGGTGATTCCCACTGGGACCCTTCAGCAACATGCTGGGAAAGCAAATGGGGTTCCTCACTCCCAAAGGGCAAGGAGCAGAAGGTGGCTCAGCTTTCCTTGAATTGATTAAGTTCATCAGGCCAAACACCCTGAAAGTAATTCTTTTTCCCAGCAAACCCAGCCCAAAGTGCATGGCTGTCCTGGGTTTATATATGACCATAGcgcagcccctcagctgggGTGGCTTT
Encoded proteins:
- the AAMP gene encoding angio-associated migratory cell protein translates to MEPGEDPGALDLHGDEEIIEVVELGPPGPDDLAEEMEDVDFEDEGAEEPDGEAWESEDDEGVEDGMEAQDDSEVTFSLHSDSVFCVSLDPKTNTLAVTGGEDDKAFVWRVSDGELLFECSGHKDSVTCAGFSHDSVFVATGDMSGLIKVWRVDAKEEVWSFEVGDLEWMEWHPQAHVLLAGTADGNTWMWKIPSGDCKTFQGPACPATCGRILPDGKRAVVGYEDGTMRIWDLKQGTSLHVLKGQDGHQDPLTCVASNQDGSLIMTGSVDCNAKLINSATGKVVCVFKMESVTPKAPISEGEEAESNSVESLGFCNVMPLAAVGYLDGTLAIYDLSTQSLRHKCQHESGIVQLLWEESSAVVYTCSLDGAVRLWDARSGKMISEYRGHSAEILDFAVNKDASIVVTTSGDHQAKVFCVQRPDR